From the genome of Candidatus Methylomirabilis limnetica, one region includes:
- a CDS encoding tyrosine-type recombinase/integrase, producing the protein MFIHHDGQRTSRCTVRTGLRLGEIQGLQWGGVGHRGNFIEVRMGFTKRRLNLTKSRKIRRVDMSDQLCHAFQQAKEIREAELSIDGRGFDYDEPVFRNSAGHRLDESRYGRTILRRCLLLWPAFDASASMVSATPSPACSWPMGRAWST; encoded by the coding sequence GTGTTCATCCACCATGACGGGCAGCGAACGTCGCGGTGCACCGTAAGGACAGGGCTTCGCCTTGGCGAAATCCAGGGACTTCAGTGGGGCGGTGTTGGTCACCGTGGGAACTTTATCGAGGTTCGCATGGGGTTCACGAAGCGGCGGCTCAATCTCACGAAGAGCAGGAAGATCCGCCGGGTCGATATGTCAGATCAGTTGTGTCACGCCTTCCAGCAGGCGAAAGAGATCCGTGAGGCGGAGCTCTCCATCGATGGGCGCGGGTTCGATTACGATGAGCCGGTCTTTCGCAATAGTGCCGGCCATCGGCTCGATGAGAGCCGCTACGGCAGGACAATCCTCAGACGGTGCTTGCTGCTCTGGCCGGCCTTCGATGCATCCGCTTCCATGGTCTCCGCCACACCTTCACCAGCCTGTTCCTGGCCGATGGGGAGAGCCTGGTCTACGTGA
- a CDS encoding ribbon-helix-helix domain-containing protein, whose amino-acid sequence MPKVKLFVMVEEAQDCSIRLLHERTRVPMSVYIREALDDLIEKYRPIL is encoded by the coding sequence ATGCCAAAGGTGAAGCTGTTCGTGATGGTTGAGGAGGCTCAGGATTGTAGCATCCGGCTCTTGCACGAGAGGACCCGAGTGCCGATGAGCGTCTACATCCGGGAAGCGCTCGATGACCTGATCGAGAAGTATCGGCCTATCCTGTAG
- a CDS encoding histidine triad nucleotide-binding protein, which translates to MDTCLFCQIASRERPVKMVYEDEQSVAFEDINPKAPVHILIVPRQHLATILDATQADDRLLGHLLLVANLIAKQIGIAERGFRLVINCNSEGGQAVYHLHLHLLGGRPLSWHPA; encoded by the coding sequence GTGGATACCTGCCTCTTTTGTCAGATAGCAAGCCGGGAACGTCCCGTCAAGATGGTGTATGAGGACGAGCAGTCCGTCGCCTTCGAAGACATCAACCCGAAGGCGCCTGTCCACATCTTGATTGTTCCCCGGCAACACCTCGCGACCATCCTCGATGCGACCCAGGCTGATGATCGGTTGCTGGGGCACCTCCTGTTGGTGGCAAACCTCATCGCGAAGCAGATCGGGATCGCAGAGCGCGGCTTCCGCCTGGTGATCAATTGTAACAGCGAGGGTGGGCAGGCAGTATATCACCTGCACCTCCACCTGTTGGGCGGGCGGCCTCTCAGTTGGCATCCGGCGTAG
- a CDS encoding PD-(D/E)XK nuclease family protein, with amino-acid sequence MTHDSLIASLIDICREHKTAEKWLVLPSLALGHTISDRLALSGHAWVNLRPGTPVQIAQAIAAPILASRHIMPLNDVVGPALIVRLLAETPLTGRDYFRGLVESPGLSEALWSGITELRLAGLTSEGLSDEIFVSPLKARELRHLLAAYEQYLHEGKLADSALMLQVAIDQMPTHRADRPRLLLVPTDVAWRPLEQALISALPGIPVNLRHSVPGGLPVPRRLIEASAGASGPSSSPVTALTDSQRLPWLFSPEQAPPPANDRTLEWFHAAGHEAEVHEVFRRALASGAPWDAIEIACTTDEPYVTLIREICARLDVPVTLASGVPVTMTRPGRALLGFCRWIEQDFSGGGLCRMLQSGDIHLDLPDGPRPGQAARLLARCDIAWGRGTYARSLQGLIQTLKTEATHAAAEGETEDLPWREERVAHAAALASWVDTVLERVPPVDPDHLVDEAALIRACVQWVDRYAAVTGPLDGAARQALIETLTALGDLPPIRQRLTVALGQVIAAVERTRVDALRPQPGSLHVTRLADAGWAGRPRTFVVGLEQGAFPAPSMPDPILLDEERTRLHAALATTGDRITESLYTGASRLAALGGQVTLSYPNRDLRDDRLLFPSSVILQAYRLTRMDRSLTYEDLAAELGEPATRLPATQAKALDDSGWWLRGARQAGTAARPAAQAAFSLLSSGEAAEEARDGNSFTAWDGLVPSAAGDLDPRRNDRPISATAIEQLAKCPFQYFLTRGLRLKPSTRIERDPGAWLDPLTRGSLLHELFAAFLRDCRDRGVMPNLARDRARIHQIGNRDIAAIREQLPPPNEAVFQHEREALLTDLDRFLAFTAGLQDREVVGIEVAFGRGVTEDPDPLAQEEPIVLDLGQDLRFSLHGRIDRIDRISAHRYEIVDYKTGRPWARDRRIAHLAHGGQVQHALYALAAETLLRKSDRSAQVVDAAYWFPTERGECDVVSRKPEEWQALTGLLRGLLSLLRDGVFPHTTTARECDWCDVASACGPKPWDRKTMKHDDHRLDAVRAIKGEEYA; translated from the coding sequence ATGACCCACGATTCCCTCATCGCTAGCCTCATCGACATCTGCCGAGAGCACAAGACGGCTGAGAAGTGGCTCGTCCTGCCCTCTCTGGCACTTGGTCACACGATTTCTGATCGACTCGCGCTCTCAGGCCATGCATGGGTGAACCTCCGTCCGGGCACACCTGTGCAGATCGCACAAGCCATCGCGGCGCCGATCCTGGCCTCCCGCCACATCATGCCGCTCAATGACGTCGTCGGTCCTGCGCTCATCGTGAGACTCTTAGCCGAGACCCCTTTAACCGGCCGCGACTATTTTCGCGGATTGGTCGAGAGCCCGGGGCTGTCCGAGGCCCTATGGTCGGGGATAACCGAGCTTCGTCTTGCCGGGCTCACATCTGAAGGGTTGTCTGACGAGATCTTCGTCTCTCCTCTCAAGGCACGCGAACTTCGGCACCTCCTGGCGGCGTACGAGCAGTACCTGCACGAGGGGAAGTTGGCTGATTCCGCACTGATGCTCCAGGTCGCGATCGACCAGATGCCTACCCACCGCGCAGACCGACCCCGGCTGCTGCTCGTCCCCACCGATGTCGCCTGGCGGCCTCTTGAGCAGGCCCTGATCTCGGCGCTCCCAGGGATACCGGTGAATCTGCGGCATTCGGTCCCCGGTGGGCTTCCCGTTCCGCGTCGTCTCATCGAGGCTTCAGCGGGCGCATCTGGCCCTTCATCATCACCCGTGACCGCTCTCACCGATAGCCAGCGGCTTCCGTGGCTCTTCTCGCCAGAGCAGGCCCCACCTCCTGCGAACGACAGAACGCTCGAGTGGTTTCACGCCGCGGGCCACGAGGCCGAAGTCCATGAGGTCTTCAGACGCGCACTCGCGTCAGGCGCCCCGTGGGACGCGATCGAGATCGCCTGCACCACCGATGAGCCATACGTCACGCTGATCCGGGAGATCTGTGCCCGCTTGGACGTGCCGGTGACACTTGCCTCAGGCGTTCCTGTGACCATGACCCGCCCGGGGCGCGCCCTCCTCGGATTCTGTCGCTGGATAGAGCAGGACTTCTCTGGCGGTGGACTCTGCCGGATGCTTCAGTCCGGCGACATTCACCTCGATCTTCCAGATGGCCCACGTCCCGGCCAGGCGGCACGCCTGCTTGCGCGATGCGATATTGCCTGGGGCCGTGGGACGTACGCCCGCAGCCTGCAGGGGCTCATCCAGACGCTTAAGACAGAGGCGACGCACGCGGCCGCCGAGGGCGAGACTGAAGATCTGCCCTGGCGCGAAGAGCGAGTCGCTCACGCAGCGGCCCTGGCGAGCTGGGTTGACACGGTTCTGGAGCGTGTGCCACCCGTTGATCCCGATCACCTCGTCGATGAAGCCGCCCTTATCCGGGCCTGCGTACAATGGGTGGATCGGTACGCGGCTGTGACCGGACCTCTGGACGGCGCGGCGCGCCAGGCACTGATCGAGACACTGACAGCCCTGGGTGATCTGCCGCCGATCAGGCAGCGGTTGACGGTGGCCTTGGGACAGGTGATCGCTGCTGTCGAACGCACTCGGGTCGACGCCCTGCGACCGCAGCCTGGGTCTCTGCATGTTACGCGGCTCGCGGATGCCGGGTGGGCTGGACGCCCGCGAACATTCGTTGTAGGCCTCGAACAAGGCGCATTCCCTGCTCCTTCAATGCCCGATCCTATCCTCCTGGATGAGGAACGGACCCGCCTGCACGCGGCTCTCGCCACCACAGGCGACCGAATCACGGAGAGTCTTTACACAGGCGCAAGCCGCCTTGCGGCCCTCGGCGGGCAGGTCACCCTGAGTTATCCGAACCGCGATCTTCGGGATGATCGGCTTCTCTTTCCTTCTTCCGTCATCCTGCAGGCGTACAGGCTGACGCGGATGGACAGATCGCTGACCTACGAGGATCTGGCCGCCGAGCTTGGCGAGCCCGCGACGCGCCTACCCGCGACTCAGGCAAAGGCGCTGGACGATTCTGGATGGTGGCTGCGCGGCGCGAGGCAGGCGGGAACGGCTGCGCGACCCGCCGCACAAGCGGCGTTTTCGTTACTCAGCTCTGGTGAGGCTGCCGAAGAGGCGCGCGACGGCAACAGCTTCACGGCGTGGGATGGATTGGTCCCATCCGCTGCGGGAGATCTGGACCCTCGCCGGAATGACCGGCCGATCTCGGCGACGGCGATTGAGCAGCTTGCGAAGTGCCCCTTTCAGTACTTCCTCACACGAGGACTTCGCCTGAAGCCATCGACCAGGATCGAGAGGGATCCAGGGGCATGGTTGGACCCCCTCACGAGGGGGAGCCTCTTACATGAACTTTTTGCCGCCTTCCTCCGAGACTGTCGGGATCGCGGCGTCATGCCGAATCTTGCGCGTGATCGCGCCAGGATCCATCAGATAGGGAATCGCGACATCGCCGCCATACGCGAGCAACTCCCGCCTCCGAATGAAGCGGTCTTCCAACACGAGCGCGAGGCGCTCCTTACCGATCTCGATCGCTTCCTTGCGTTCACCGCAGGACTCCAGGACCGCGAGGTAGTGGGGATCGAGGTGGCATTTGGGCGCGGGGTGACTGAGGACCCGGACCCGCTGGCCCAAGAGGAACCGATCGTCCTGGACTTGGGACAGGATCTGCGATTCTCCCTGCACGGTCGCATCGACCGGATCGACCGCATCTCTGCCCACCGATACGAGATCGTGGACTATAAAACCGGAAGGCCTTGGGCGCGAGACAGGCGTATTGCTCACTTGGCGCACGGCGGCCAGGTCCAGCATGCCCTGTATGCCTTGGCGGCGGAGACACTACTCAGGAAGAGTGACAGGTCTGCCCAGGTCGTAGATGCGGCGTACTGGTTTCCGACCGAACGCGGCGAATGCGACGTGGTATCCCGGAAGCCGGAGGAATGGCAGGCGCTCACCGGACTCCTCAGAGGCCTGCTGTCGCTTCTGAGGGATGGGGTCTTCCCGCACACCACCACCGCGCGCGAGTGCGACTGGTGTGATGTGGCGTCTGCCTGCGGTCCAAAGCCATGGGATCGCAAGACGATGAAGCACGACGATCATCGCCTTGACGCTGTCCGAGCTATAAAGGGGGAGGAGTATGCCTAG
- a CDS encoding UvrD-helicase domain-containing protein, translating to MPRRHPAPDAAARDAIVTRLDVSMLVEAGAGSGKTTSMARRMVAMIASGKCSVNQMAAITFTRKAAAELRGRFQVELEESLRTPTDQSIADRLSVALDHLEQLFAGTVHAFCGRLLRERPVEAHVATAFEEIDDDQDAIIRHQAWHDHITRLYSEDDPRLEKLREADVAPDDLEEAFAKVCVYPEVSFPFTDGHPPDPRPAGTALKKLLTSCTRYLPDSIPEETRCPLQHIILKLTRGLNVSDLSNPAKVARLLKPCKSCEKPTYKWWEPKTKDDAKAAHAVYESFRTETAEPYLTLWRTYLYGVALDVLLPAREVAAQARLRQGKLNYQDLLLKARDMLRDPTNTEVRRYFKTRFPYLFVDEFQDTDPIQAEVMLLLASDSDTETDWRCMRPRPGALFVVGDPKQSIYRFRRADIETYAHVRQLIEHGDGQIVELTKNFRSAGRVCDWVNETSKATFRETATPWQPAFSGLDPARSPGDPTLTGIRAMTVPDDTDYKNVPALEAATIARYIADAVGNGRTIEGYSARLTGSRPARYGDFLILTRIKRNIAVYASALEAMGIPCEVGGGGAFQRTGAMRMLMELLKALANPDDEVAVVAVLRGPLFGITDDDLYRHRSGGCQFRYLIPELDAVQGPVGTGLRLLASAYRLTRELPAASAVEQILEMTGLLVWAATGEDADTAAGNLYRATDRIRLCAQSGGAFADCVESLTADLDSGNLEALGLEPGRRDVVRLMNLHKAKGLEAPVVFLADPCSGSPERVDIRITRETSGPQGYLSIEKRVGDYGREVIAQPSNWKGHADQELEYLKAEEGRLRYVAATRAKNLLVIGRYRGKSLAKAPSPWKLFDEFLRDVPALEFQDPALPQTPPPPDLSPAARSAAQIDRQARFTAAAVPSYAVQAVTELSEPAQAIAGLAAPGKPPAPESPRTGNASPKGPAWGTLIHKMLEYAMREEGEMTDTALTGLASFLTADDPSLRGHLADAAAAVRSVMASEVWQRARSSSECHTEVPFTIEVPTNELPGQPPDAPPRTLLHGVIDLVYRVEGGWEIIDYKTDKDTEGLRKLPAEHRVQLGLYSRYWTAITGEAVARAGLALVRANKTVWLSYYREH from the coding sequence ATGCCTAGACGCCACCCTGCCCCTGACGCCGCCGCTCGTGACGCCATTGTGACGCGGCTCGACGTGTCGATGCTTGTCGAGGCGGGCGCCGGGTCCGGCAAGACGACGAGCATGGCGAGACGCATGGTCGCCATGATTGCGAGCGGGAAGTGCAGCGTGAACCAGATGGCTGCGATCACCTTTACGCGAAAGGCTGCTGCCGAGCTGCGCGGACGGTTCCAGGTGGAACTGGAAGAGTCCCTTCGCACCCCGACTGATCAGTCTATCGCCGACCGCCTCTCCGTGGCCCTCGACCACCTGGAGCAACTGTTTGCGGGTACGGTCCACGCCTTCTGCGGCCGCCTCCTGCGAGAGCGCCCCGTCGAGGCGCACGTTGCCACGGCCTTCGAGGAGATCGACGACGACCAGGACGCCATCATCCGCCATCAGGCCTGGCATGATCATATCACCCGACTTTATTCAGAGGACGACCCGAGACTCGAAAAGCTCCGTGAAGCGGATGTGGCGCCGGACGACCTTGAGGAGGCGTTCGCAAAAGTGTGTGTGTACCCGGAGGTCAGTTTCCCCTTTACTGATGGACATCCACCCGATCCGCGCCCAGCCGGTACCGCACTGAAAAAGCTCCTCACGTCGTGTACGCGATACCTGCCCGACTCGATTCCTGAGGAGACGAGATGTCCGCTTCAGCACATCATCCTTAAACTTACGCGTGGGCTGAATGTATCGGACCTGAGCAACCCTGCAAAGGTGGCCAGGCTTCTTAAACCATGCAAGTCGTGTGAGAAGCCGACATATAAGTGGTGGGAACCGAAAACGAAAGACGACGCAAAGGCAGCACATGCCGTCTATGAAAGCTTCAGGACCGAAACAGCGGAGCCCTATCTCACCCTGTGGCGGACCTACCTGTACGGTGTTGCGCTGGACGTATTGCTTCCTGCTCGTGAGGTAGCCGCTCAGGCCAGACTCCGACAGGGGAAGCTCAACTACCAGGATCTGCTGCTCAAGGCACGAGACATGCTACGCGACCCTACCAATACCGAGGTGCGCCGTTACTTCAAGACGCGCTTTCCCTATCTTTTCGTGGATGAGTTCCAGGATACCGACCCGATCCAGGCCGAGGTGATGCTCCTGTTGGCCAGTGACAGCGACACAGAGACGGACTGGCGATGTATGCGGCCGCGGCCTGGGGCACTCTTCGTCGTCGGTGACCCGAAGCAGTCGATCTACCGGTTCCGTCGCGCCGACATTGAGACCTACGCCCATGTCCGCCAACTCATCGAGCATGGTGATGGCCAGATCGTCGAGCTGACGAAGAACTTCCGCTCGGCCGGCCGTGTGTGCGACTGGGTCAACGAGACCTCCAAGGCCACGTTCCGGGAGACTGCCACCCCCTGGCAGCCCGCGTTTTCAGGTCTTGACCCGGCCCGATCACCCGGCGATCCCACGCTCACAGGGATTCGCGCCATGACGGTGCCAGACGATACGGATTATAAGAATGTGCCGGCGTTGGAGGCAGCGACCATCGCACGCTACATCGCGGACGCTGTGGGAAACGGAAGGACCATCGAGGGGTATTCGGCCCGTCTCACAGGGTCGCGACCGGCCCGATACGGTGATTTCCTGATTCTGACAAGAATCAAACGGAATATAGCCGTCTATGCGAGCGCGCTTGAGGCGATGGGGATCCCCTGCGAGGTGGGGGGCGGCGGGGCGTTTCAGCGGACCGGCGCAATGCGGATGCTCATGGAGCTGTTGAAGGCGCTGGCCAATCCCGACGACGAGGTGGCCGTCGTCGCGGTACTGCGCGGCCCGCTCTTTGGTATCACCGACGACGATCTCTATCGACACCGATCGGGCGGCTGCCAGTTCCGCTATCTCATTCCGGAGTTGGACGCCGTCCAAGGTCCGGTCGGGACGGGCCTTCGGCTGCTTGCGTCGGCCTATCGGCTGACCAGGGAGCTACCCGCCGCTTCCGCCGTCGAGCAGATCCTGGAGATGACCGGGCTGTTGGTGTGGGCAGCCACCGGCGAGGATGCGGATACGGCAGCAGGCAACCTGTACCGCGCCACAGACAGGATTCGACTGTGTGCCCAGTCCGGGGGCGCATTTGCTGACTGTGTCGAGAGCCTGACCGCAGATCTTGACTCAGGCAATCTTGAAGCACTGGGGCTGGAGCCGGGGCGCAGAGATGTTGTGCGGCTGATGAACCTCCATAAGGCGAAGGGGCTCGAGGCCCCAGTCGTCTTCCTGGCCGACCCCTGCAGCGGCAGTCCAGAGCGTGTGGACATTCGCATCACCAGGGAAACCAGCGGCCCACAGGGCTACCTGTCCATTGAGAAGCGGGTGGGTGATTACGGCAGGGAGGTGATAGCGCAGCCCAGCAACTGGAAGGGCCATGCAGACCAAGAATTAGAATACCTCAAGGCCGAGGAGGGACGTCTGCGCTATGTTGCTGCTACCAGGGCAAAGAACCTCCTGGTCATAGGCCGGTATCGTGGCAAGAGCCTGGCCAAGGCCCCATCACCCTGGAAACTCTTTGACGAGTTCCTTCGCGATGTTCCCGCGCTAGAGTTCCAGGATCCGGCCCTGCCTCAGACGCCTCCACCTCCCGATCTCTCGCCCGCAGCCCGATCCGCCGCCCAGATAGATCGACAGGCGAGATTTACGGCGGCGGCCGTGCCATCCTACGCCGTCCAGGCCGTCACCGAACTTTCGGAGCCGGCGCAGGCCATAGCGGGTCTAGCGGCACCTGGTAAGCCGCCGGCCCCTGAAAGCCCGCGAACCGGCAACGCCTCACCCAAAGGTCCCGCCTGGGGAACACTGATCCACAAAATGCTTGAGTACGCGATGCGAGAGGAGGGCGAGATGACCGACACCGCATTAACCGGCCTTGCCAGCTTCCTGACAGCCGACGATCCTTCGCTGAGAGGCCATCTTGCCGACGCAGCAGCAGCCGTCCGTTCCGTCATGGCCTCAGAGGTTTGGCAACGCGCGCGGTCTTCTTCGGAATGCCACACCGAGGTCCCGTTTACGATCGAGGTTCCCACCAACGAGCTGCCCGGACAACCGCCGGATGCGCCGCCGCGGACTCTGCTGCACGGCGTGATCGATCTTGTCTATCGCGTCGAAGGCGGGTGGGAAATCATAGACTACAAGACCGACAAGGACACGGAGGGCTTGCGTAAACTGCCCGCTGAGCATAGAGTCCAACTCGGGCTGTACAGTCGCTACTGGACTGCCATAACAGGCGAGGCGGTCGCGCGAGCAGGCCTTGCGCTTGTGCGTGCCAATAAAACGGTATGGCTCTCTTATTACCGGGAGCATTAA